In Phycisphaerales bacterium, the sequence GAGATCCAACGCGAGAACACCGGCAAACTCACCGCCTTCCTCTATGACTCCAAAGGCCAGAGGCTCGTCGGCCACTCCTTCTTTCCTTCCGACGAGTCCGCCTCGACGATCGCCGGCGCGCTGGGACTCTCGATCGCCCCCAACGACGACCTCGAGCCGCTCAACCGTCTCCTCGATCAGGCTTCGACCTCCACGCGTCCGTCCTAGTCCGCGACCGACGCACTCGACTTCGCACCGCGCGACTTCCCGTGCGCGTGCGACGCGACGACCTCCACAATCTCCACCAGGCCCATCGCTCGCGCGCCGCGATCACGTCGATCCGCCCCCAACGCGTACATCCGCGCCCACAACCCCAGTAGCACGCCATACGCCCACACCGGCGATCGCCCGGGGTCGTACATATTCGTCGGCTCCGAGGTCAGCCCGTTGAGTTCCACGATCCCGAACTCACGCCCCTCGCGCAGCGCCTCCACGCTCGTGTACCGAAGATCAAAGCGTCCAAAGTCCAGCCCGCCAAAGTCGCGCACCATCGTGTCGATCGCCGCACTCAACTCGGGTGTCACCAGGTGCGCCCCGTCCCGAAAGAGCGTCCCCTGCGCATGATTCCCGGCCTGCGCCAGCCTCACCTCGTCGCCGGCCCCGGGCACGCGCGACAGTTCCGCCGCGAACCGATCCAGAAACACACCCGCCTGCCGCCGATATCGCGGATGTGTGAGAATCAACTCCTCGAGCGTGCGAACGCCGTTGCCCACAAGAACCGGGAACTCCTTGTGCGTCACCGCATAGATGGACCCGAGCGCGCCCGGGTCCGTTTCTCGCCTCCCCGGATGCCGGACCCACAACACGCCGCACTCGTGAGGCCCCGGGTGGTACGCCTGCACCACCACGTCCGCGGAGATCTCCCCCAGCACCTCACGCAGCCGCGTCTCATCACGTACCAGCCGCACCGAGTGCCCGCGCTCCCCCTTGTCGGCCTTCACGATCACCGGAAATCCGCCCAGACGTGCCTCGGTCCGAATCGCCTCGAGCGCACACTCCACGCGTCGCTCCAGCGACTCATCCGCCTCCACGAGCATCGCCGTGAGCACCCCCGGTCCGCGCGACGCCATCACCGCATGCCCCGCCTGCACGAACTGTTGCACGATCGCGTGCTTGCTCTCGCCGGCGATCCCGCCGCCCTGCTCGATCCCCGGATTGCAGCACGTCGGCAGCAACGCCCCGCGATGCCGGATCGCCAGCCACGCCGCCCAGGGCACTACCGGCATGTACCACGCCCACGTCGGCCAGTACTCATGCCGCCACAATCGCCCCACCCACGCCTTGATCCGCGCCCGCCCGCGCCACGACGCCACGTGCACCAACAAACCCACAGTCCCCGCCGCCACAAACCCCTGAATCAAAAGCCCCCACACGCCCCACTCGATCGTCAGTCGCTTGCACACGCCGACCGCGATCACCGCCCCGACCATCGCGAGGCCGCCAACAACCACGCTCCCCATCAGTCGCCACACCAGCAACCACACCGTGACGATCCAGCCGCCCCGATCACGTTCCCCAGCCGTCGCACGCCCCACGCCCACCGCCGAAGCCCGGCGTGACCGCGTCTCAAACGTGCTCTGCAGCACCTCGATCGCCACGCCGCGAGACATCCGCAGTCGCCAATCCGCGCCCGACACCCTCGGCCCCACGCAGCCCAGCCACGACACGTCCATCAAGCCCGCCGAACGCCGCCCCACCACCCACAATCCCACGCTCTCCACCACTAGCCCCACCATCACGCCCACCGCCGCCACCGCCGGATCCAGCGACGCCCGCCCGATGAGCAGCGACACCACAACCCCCGCGAGCACCGGACCACGCAGACACACTGCCGCGATCACCAGCACCTCCACCCACCACGGCACCGCGTCCACCACCCGCCGCATCACCGACACCACCCACTCCCCCACGCCCCGCCGCGCCACGCTCAGGTCCTCAACACCCGCCCACGCCGTTCGCGCCCCATCACCCTCCGCCCCGCGCGCCACCCGATCGATCCACGCCGCGGACACTGCCGTCTGCAAGATCGGTAGAAAGTGATCCGCCTCCAGGATCACCAGACGGCTCGTCGAAATCAACGCGTGCGCCGACTCCGCCGAACGCTCCGGCGCCAGCGAGTCGTACTTCCCATGCAGGATGAGCGTCCGCACGCCATGCTCCCCCACGCGCCGCATCGACTCGCCCAGATCCCGTTGGTCCGACTCGTCGAACGAGTCCAGCCACGCCGTCCGAGTCGCCGCCGTCCCCAGCGCCCCAAAGTGTGGCAGCACCTCCACGCCCCACCCCAACCCCAACTCGCCGACCGCGTACTTGAAGTGCTCGAAGCGATAACTCCCCGAGCCTTCGAACCTCTGCTCCCCGATGCTCGCCATCAGCGTCATGCTGGCCGTGCGCTCGCTTTGCGCGTCGGCCATATGGACCACCACGCCCCCGCCATTCGACCACCCGACGAGACTCACCCGCTCCACGCCCATCGCCCCCAGCACATCCCAGCACGTCCGCGCCGTCGCCCGCATCGATCGGGCGCCAACCGGGAATCGCCCGCCGCCCTCCAGACGCGTCCCCGCATATCCAAAGAGATCGATCGCCGCCACGCGAAAGCCCCGCCCCGCCAGCGCCTCGCCCAGTCGCCCAAAGTCCCGCGAACTCCCCGGCGAGCCGTGCACCAGAAACACCACCGGCCCGCCCCCTCCTCCATCTCCATCCCACTCCCCCCACCGCGACACCACAAACCGCGCCGAGACCCCCGCCGCCAATCCATCCGCGTGATACAGCGGCGCCTCCACCACGATCTCGTTCGCCTCGAGCGCGATCTCCCGCGCCGGCGAACGCCGCTGCACCACCCACGACGCCGCCACCGCGATCGCCCACACCGCCAACGCGATCACCATGAATCGCCGGCGGCGCGCGCGACGCCTCGCCCATCCCACGCTCACGCCGCCATCACTCGAGGTCGCCCCGCTCATGCCCCCGGCACGCTGACCTGCACCAGTCGCCGCCGGCGGATCTCCTCGCTCCCCAACTGCCCGCACGCCCCCATCATCCGCCGCCCTTTCGTCCGACGCCGCTTGGCAAACACACCATGCTCGTACAACTCCTCCAGGAACCGCGTCACCGACTCCTCGCTCGGCGCCGGCCAGGGCGACTCGCGCCGCGGGTTGTACGGGATCACATTCACGATCGCCCGCCTCTTCCCCTTGCGATCCACCAGCGGCATCACGAACTCCGCCACCTCCGCCGCCGCCTCCATCGAGTCGTTCACGCCGGGAATCAGCACATACTCCACGCAGATCTTGTTCCCCGCGAACTCCGGCCACTCGCGCAGCGCCCGCTGCACTTCCGCCAGATTCCACTTGCGATTCACCGGCATCAACTCAGACCGCACCGCGTCGTTGGGGGCATTCAAGGACAACGCCAATCCCAACCGATGCCACCCCGGCTCGCGCACCTTCTCCGCCAGGCGCCGGATCCCATCCACCCGCCCCACCGTCGAGACCGTGATCTGGCTCATCGCGATCCCCGCCCCCACCTGATCCGTCAGCACCTCGATCGCCCCCAGCACCGCCTCGATGTTGTCGAGCGGCTCCCCCATCCCCATGAACACGATGTTCTGCGGGCGGATCCCCACCTCGTGCGCCGCCGCGTGCCACTGCCCCACGATCTCCGCGACGGTCAGCGACCGGATCAGCCCCATCTGCGCCGTCTCGCAGAACCCGCACCCCATCGCGCACCCGACCTGGCTCGACACGCACAGCGTGTACGTCCGCTCGCCCGAACTCCCGATCATCGGGATCAGCACCGACTCGATGTCCAGATGCGGGAACCGCTCGCGGTCCACGCCATCGGCCGGCAACCGCTGCACGAACTTCACCACCTCGCCCTCGTCCGACTCCTCGCGCAGCATCCGCACGATTCCCGCCCGCTCGACCCTGATCTCCCCCGCTTCCCCTCCCTCGTCCGTCGCCACACGCATCACCCCGTCGCGCACCATCGCCCGATACGCCGCGATCGCCCCGCCCCGCCCGCCAACCCGTTTCCCATCCGCGCCCTCATGCACGATCCGCCCCCCCCAGCCCCGCCCCCCCCCCCGCCCACGCGACCACCGCGCCGCGAACGCCGCGCTCGTCATCGACAACGGATTCTCCCCGCCCATATCGCTCGGCATCCCCAAGCGTACGCGACGCGGCCTCTCCCCCCCCGCCCTCCCCGCCCTCCCCGCCCTCTACCCGACTCACCCCGAACCACGCCCACCCGCCGAGTCGCCCCAGAGCGCACGACGCTCTCGTCCTGTCGCCCGCCCGACGATCGTCGCGATCGCCCCTTCCCGCGCCTCCCCACCGTCCGACAATCCTTCTGTTCGGGTGCGGCGGACTTCCAATCGCCTCCGCGACGTCCACGCCGAACACGGCAAGGTCCGAATCGAAAACGGCGACGAGCAAAGCGTCCCGGTCAGGAACCAAAGCGGCCACGGCGACGACCAAAGCGTCCCGGTCGGGAACCAAAGCGGCCACGGCGACGACCAAAGCGGCCACGGCAACGACCAAAGCGGCCCGGTCGGGAACCAAAGCGGCCACGGCGACGACCAAAGCGGCCACGGCAACGACCAAAGCGGCCGCCGGGAGTGTTCCCGTGCCCGCCGCAAGACCTCCGGCGGGCGTGGGAAGAGTTCGCCCGCCCGCCCATCACGCGAACACCCCCACCCCGCGCGCGAGCACCCCCGCCCCGCGCGCGGACGAGCGAGGTCCGATCACGCCTGCGGGCCGGGCCGAGAACAATGGAAGATCGAACAACGAACCGGGGTGTCGGCGATCGACACCCACGCCGTGGGGTTCTTACCGTCGCCGCCGCGTGGTTGCGAGGGTTCCGCCAAGAATCAGTGAAACCAACGTGCCAGGCATTGGGATGGTGACCAGAGCGCCGCCGGTCGGACCACTCCGACCCGCGAAATGCAGTCCATCACCCGAGACCACGAGGCCTGTGAAGAACGATTCTAGATTGACATCGACGCCGTGGTAGGCAAAGAAGTCGGCGGCACGCATGGCACCTGTAGATTCTGTCCAGACCCATGAGCCTTGCGCTCCGAGTGATCCGACGAGCACGCTGCCGTCGTACGATGCACCACTCGGAAACAACTCCG encodes:
- a CDS encoding 23S rRNA (adenine(2503)-C(2))-methyltransferase RlmN, encoding MPSDMGGENPLSMTSAAFAARWSRGRGGGRGWGGRIVHEGADGKRVGGRGGAIAAYRAMVRDGVMRVATDEGGEAGEIRVERAGIVRMLREESDEGEVVKFVQRLPADGVDRERFPHLDIESVLIPMIGSSGERTYTLCVSSQVGCAMGCGFCETAQMGLIRSLTVAEIVGQWHAAAHEVGIRPQNIVFMGMGEPLDNIEAVLGAIEVLTDQVGAGIAMSQITVSTVGRVDGIRRLAEKVREPGWHRLGLALSLNAPNDAVRSELMPVNRKWNLAEVQRALREWPEFAGNKICVEYVLIPGVNDSMEAAAEVAEFVMPLVDRKGKRRAIVNVIPYNPRRESPWPAPSEESVTRFLEELYEHGVFAKRRRTKGRRMMGACGQLGSEEIRRRRLVQVSVPGA
- a CDS encoding alpha/beta fold hydrolase encodes the protein MSGATSSDGGVSVGWARRRARRRRFMVIALAVWAIAVAASWVVQRRSPAREIALEANEIVVEAPLYHADGLAAGVSARFVVSRWGEWDGDGGGGGPVVFLVHGSPGSSRDFGRLGEALAGRGFRVAAIDLFGYAGTRLEGGGRFPVGARSMRATARTCWDVLGAMGVERVSLVGWSNGGGVVVHMADAQSERTASMTLMASIGEQRFEGSGSYRFEHFKYAVGELGLGWGVEVLPHFGALGTAATRTAWLDSFDESDQRDLGESMRRVGEHGVRTLILHGKYDSLAPERSAESAHALISTSRLVILEADHFLPILQTAVSAAWIDRVARGAEGDGARTAWAGVEDLSVARRGVGEWVVSVMRRVVDAVPWWVEVLVIAAVCLRGPVLAGVVVSLLIGRASLDPAVAAVGVMVGLVVESVGLWVVGRRSAGLMDVSWLGCVGPRVSGADWRLRMSRGVAIEVLQSTFETRSRRASAVGVGRATAGERDRGGWIVTVWLLVWRLMGSVVVGGLAMVGAVIAVGVCKRLTIEWGVWGLLIQGFVAAGTVGLLVHVASWRGRARIKAWVGRLWRHEYWPTWAWYMPVVPWAAWLAIRHRGALLPTCCNPGIEQGGGIAGESKHAIVQQFVQAGHAVMASRGPGVLTAMLVEADESLERRVECALEAIRTEARLGGFPVIVKADKGERGHSVRLVRDETRLREVLGEISADVVVQAYHPGPHECGVLWVRHPGRRETDPGALGSIYAVTHKEFPVLVGNGVRTLEELILTHPRYRRQAGVFLDRFAAELSRVPGAGDEVRLAQAGNHAQGTLFRDGAHLVTPELSAAIDTMVRDFGGLDFGRFDLRYTSVEALREGREFGIVELNGLTSEPTNMYDPGRSPVWAYGVLLGLWARMYALGADRRDRGARAMGLVEIVEVVASHAHGKSRGAKSSASVAD